CGAAGGCATCACCTGTGTGGAAAAAATCGCCGGTATGAATCCGGAGCCGTTGAATTACAATAATGTGCCGGGGTGTACCTATACAACTCCCGAGATTGCATCAGTGGGATTTACCGAAAAAGCGGCTAAAGAAGCAGGTTATGAAATCAAGGTAGGTAAATTCCCTTACACGGCATCGGGCAGGGCAAGTGCAGCAGGCAACAAGGATGGATTTGTTAAGTTAATTTTTGATGCGAAATACGGTGAGTTGCTTGGCGCCCATCTGATCGGTGAAAATGTGACCGAGATGATTGCGGAGCTGGTAATAGCCCGTAAGCTTGAGACAACCGGTCATGAAATCATCAAGACCATTCATCCCCACCCCACTATGTCGGAAGCCGTAATGGAAGCCGCTGCAGCAGCTTACGGGGAGGTGATACATATATAGGAATGTGCTGATGTGCTAATGTGCTGATGTGCTTTTTTGAGTTAATCGGCACATTGGCTTATTGATTTATTGGCACATTATTTTATCACCCCTATCTTCCTCAAATCCTTAAAATCAATCACGGGAACAATGCCTTGTTGAAGATGGGTTAGCACCAGTTTGCCGGTTTTCAGTGCAAGGCGCTTGGTCGGAAACGGATTTTTGCCGGGAATAAGAGGAATGAAGGCTTGGTCAATAACAACTTTTTCCTCCCGTAATATCCGGAATCCCCATCCGTTTTCAATTTTATAGGCAACCACCCTTTCAGACGGGGGGGAAACAATATGAATAACATTGAAAACAATAATGCCACCGAGTATAACGAAAAGAAGCGGATAAAAAACCCGCTTCCTGCTAATATCCTTGATTTTCATAATATCAATCATCTGCATTGAAATCATCAACAGGTCTGAATTCGTATAAATCATCGAAATAGGTGGATGAGCCATTATATCCGGTTGCGACAAATCCTCTTCCACTTGCAGTTGTAAAGGCAACGGCGTTGCTTCTTGCAACACCTTCAAAACTGGTTTTGGCTACCCAAAGATCGGTATCCGGGTTGTATTCCCATACATCCTTAACTGTACCGCCTTTTTCACCGGTTGTTACATAAGCACGGCCCGCTATAGTGAATGCAACCGCTTTCTGGCGTGTAATTGTATAATCATCATCATATGACTCGGCACTTACATCGTCAACTTTACGCATAGCCGTCCATTTATCAGTTCCCGGATCATACATGAAAAAATCGTCGATGTTTACGCCATTCTTTTCACCGGTAACCACATATCCCTTGTTACCCAATACAAAGGCTACAGCTTCCCTTACCTTGGTAGGATAGGAGGCAATTTCTTTCCATGTGTTAGTTTGCGGATCGTAAGAGTAAAAGTCGAGCAGCGTGCTGCCATTATAGCCGGTTCCCATGTAACCAATATCATTTATTGAAAATGCAACGGCAGAATACCGGCCAATAGGGCAATCAGCGACCCTTTTCCAGGTGTTCGTTTCGGGAGTATATTCCCAGAAGTCTTTCAATTCTTTTGTATTATCACGACCTGTGCCGACATATCCCTTACCTCCGGCGGTGAAAGCTACAGCACCGGTTCTTGGGGTCATAAGTGAATCTGTGGCAACGATTTCCCATCTGTCGGCGTTAACATTATAGGAATAGAAATTATTCAAGCGATCATCTCCGTTATAACCGGTACCCACATAACCCATTTCGCCAATTGCAAATGCTACGGCTTCTTGCCTGGCATCTCCCCTATAATCGGGCTTTTCAAGCCAATTGCCTATTAAATCAGTGGTTTTGTCCTTTTTACATGAAATAACTGTGGTGGCAACGGCCAGGGTCAGCAGCATAACTAATAAAACATTCTTCGGTATTTTCATGTGATGTAGTTTAACTAATACTAGTGTTAATTTTGCGATGAATTTAAGTGCTTTTTTTAAAACTCTGAATGCAATTTTTCTTTATTAATAATTTTTAACGTTTGGTTCTGCAAAGCAAAAATAAAGACATAGAAGCGATTAATAAAATTTTTAGTCTTTATTTTGCGAGGACAAAGATGAAATAAATATTTTTGTCTGCCAATTTAAATTAGATTTGTTTCCCGTAAATCTTTATTTCAAGGCATAACACAGGAACTTTTAGTTAACAGATAAAATATACAGGATGATCAGGAATCTTATTTATATTCTCACACTGCCATTTTTATGGATGTCGTGCAGTGAGAATAAAACATTTGATATCGGAACGGACAATGTGGATGTAAAAAGCAGCATTTCCCTCATAGATACATTTACTGTTAACAGTTACACGGTAATGCTTGATTCGCTTCATACATCCGGATTATCTGCGCCGTCAGCTGTTATCGGACGATTTGATGATCCTGATTTCGGGCTTTTTACTGCAAGCAGCTTCTTCACTGTTGATATACCGGGAACAAATAAATTCGGAATACAGGATGATTACGTGTTTGATTCGCTATGCCTGGGCCTTGTATATAATAAGTATTATGAAGGAGACACAGCGCTGCCGTTTACAATTGATGTTCATCGTCTGCAGCAAACGATTAAAACAAACAGCGCCGACGGGTATTTTTATAATACTGACAGCATTGCTGCAATGCCGGAACTTTTTGGCAGTATAACATTCAAACCGTCGCCCAATTCAGGTGATACTATCTGGATACCGATCGATAGTACTTTTGGAATTCAGTTGTTCACCTACATGAAGAATAATAACCACCGCGTAACTGATGCTACCGACTGGGAAGATTTCTTTAAAGGTTTTATGGTCCGCTATGGTGAAAACAATAAATCAGTTATGGGTTTTTATTTTCCGGTCGGCTCCGGGAGCCCATATGCACCGGCTATGAGGGTGTTTTATCATTATGTTCAATATTCAGTTGTGAAGCGCCATGTTGATTTCAAATCAGCGGCCGGCAAACAGTTTAACCGGTTTATGCTGTACAACCCCAAAGTACCGTTCCCCAAAAACCTGCATGATAAGTTGAGTTCTTCGGAAACGGCAAACCGGACATTTCTTCATTCCGGTGTAGGGATCGTTACCCGTCTTGAGATTCCGTATCTTAAAAATTTATACTACGTCGGGAATGATATCCAGATCCTCAACGCTGAACTTGAAGTGGAACCTGCAACCAATACCTATACCGAAGAGACCTTACCTGTAAACCTTAGCCTGACTTCAACTGACGATCTGAACCGTTGGGGCTCCTTATTATATAATAAGTCCAACAGGTATTCGTCCTTTGAAAATCTCACGATTGATATGGTAAACCAGGAGAATACCCGGTACACATTTGAGATTACGAATTTCATCAAAAGTAATCTTGAAAAACAGAATGATGACACACCGGCCATGCTGATGACCATTTCAGCTGATGACCTGTATCAGACATCACGCAGGCTTATCATAGGAAGTCATAAGAACAGGATTAACAAGGTACGGCTGAAAATATACTATATGAACATCGAATAAAAGAACCACAATGCACAGATTATTTTTATACCTTATCGTATTTTCATTTGTTCAGGTAGGCTTATCAGCCCAGGAAAGGACCCATTTGCCCTATTCCGTTTACGGCATTGGTCAGATTCTGCCGAAAGGCTTTACAAGAAACCTCGCTATGGGACGAACCGGCATTGCCCTTTCATCACCTGCCTATCTCAATAGTGTGAATCCTGCTTCTCTCCATACGGTTGACAGCATTTCGTTCTTTTTCGATTTCGGTTTAAATGGAGATATTGTAAAATACTCAACAAGTAACGAAGGTACACAAAAAGGAAACGACTTCAACATTCATAATATAGCCATCGGGTTCTCGGTAATGAATAACTGGAAAGCCAGTATCGGAATATCTCCTTACAGTTCGGTAGGCTATAAGATTAAAACCACTGAAGAGATCCAGGGAACGCCAAACGGAACCTATAATGTTCAGAAATCCGGATCAGGAGGACTGAACCAGTTTTACATCAATAATTCATTTACTTTTTTTAAGCACCTGAGCCTGGGAGTCAGTATGAATTACCTTTTCGGAACTATTGAATCTTCTGAAAAAATTAATGCTCCTGATCTTATGACAAACGATTTGATCATCAAACAATCACGGTATCTTAAAAAGTTTTATGCTGATTTTGGTGCGCAGTATTTCTTTCCTGTAAATAAAAATATTGAAGTAACCCTCGGTGGTATTTTTGGTAACACTCATTACCTCACACAAAAAGATAAAATAACCGTTTACGAATTCCAGGGTGATATTTTAAAAGATGAAAACACGGATCATGGCACGTTTAAATTTCCCATGTATTTCGGCGGTGGTTTTTCCGTGATGTATAAAAACAGCCTCACGATAAGCGGGGATTATATTTACCAGGATTGGTCGAATACCTCTTCCAATAGCAGTAATTTCAAATACAGGAGCAACAATATAATCAGGGCCGGAATTGAGCTTATCCCGGGAAGATTTAACAAATTAGGGTATTTCGGGGGTATTTCATATCGCCTTGGATATTACCATGAGGAATCATACCTGCAGTTCAGGGAGCGTACTTTTGCAGATAATGGAATTACGGCAGGACTGGGATTCCCGATTCTTCAGAACCGTACTACAATCAATTTTTCCTATAATTACGGAATAAACGGAACTTTAGAAAACAGGCTTGTAAAAGAAAAATACCAGATGTTCATTATAAGCCTCACCCTGCATGACTGGTGGTTTATGAAGAGGCAGATTGATTAGGATGGCTTTAGCCATCTCCGGTAAACAGAAACTTTACACCGGATCTTTATTTTGTTGTTCACCCGGCCTGAAGGCCGGGGCAATGAAAAACAAAAACCACTCTTTTGGAGTGGTCTTTGATGATGCCTGTGAGATTGATTTCTTAGAATAATACTTAGTAAGTAAACTGATAGCGCTTCCGGAGTTCCTTCTGGAACTCACCGATTTTCCGTTCCAAATCATCAATTTCGTTTTTCAGCTTACCTGTATCATGTCCTTCCGATTCAAGTTCACGGATGAAACGACGGTTAATGATGATTTTTTTCTGGCATTCGTAAATGCTTGAGATGAGACTTTTGATGTTGTACTTTACGTCAAGCATAATGGGTAAAGTTTAGTTAGTGATTTTGCCTAATTAACTTTTGTTCATTAAAAACAGAACAAGTTATCAAAAGCTAATTTACTACTTATTAACTACTATTTCAACACAAAAGTTACGTTTTAACACTATTTTTTTGCACGTTAGCATTTTTTAAGATTTGTAATTGTTAATAACTTTTTTCCGAAAAAGAAAACCCCTGCGTTGGCTGCGCAGGGGTCTATCTAACCTAAATAACCTAAAAATAAACTAATGAAAGGAGAATCGTATATAATCGTTTGGATGTTTATCCCTGTGATGCTTCAGCAGGTTTCTTTTCTTCTTCCTGTTTTTGCTGACCCTTGATCTTGTCTTTCAGATCCAGTCCTTCTTTTACTTCGATATTCACACCATCAGATAACCCGGTTTTGATATACCGTTTTTCAAACATCTGTGGAGTCTTTTCAATTTCAACATAAGCCGAATCACCTTCTTTTTCGAATTTGATCAGGCTTTCAGGAACTACCATAACACTGTCTTTCCTGTCGAGAACTATATCGGCATTGGCACTGTAACCTGCCCTTATAAAGGCATTATCCTTAAGTTTTACGTCTGCTTTAATTTCAAACTGGATGGCGCCGTTTTCCTCTTTCCCTTTAGGAGCAACATATTCAAGTGTGGCGTCATATTTTTCGTTTTCAATGGCGCCAATCGACAGGATCAGGGGCATACCGATTTTCAGCTTGCCCACTTCGGTTTCATCAACCTTTCCCTTAAAGATCATTTCACCCATGTCGGCCACGCTGGCAATTGTGGTGCCTTCATTGAATGTATTCGATTCAATAACCGAATTACCCACTTCCACCGGTACATCGAGGACCATACCCTCAATTGTCGACCGGATCAGGGTATTGGTGGCTGCTCCCGATTTCTTTGAAACCCCTTCCTTAATAAGCTGGAGATTTGATTCGGCAGTCTCCTGCTCTTCCATGGCATTCATGTATTCAAGTTTGTATTTCTGGAATTCAGCCTCGGGGATTACACCTTCTTCATACACTTTTTTCTGGCGCTCATAAATCATTTTTGAATCTTCAAAATTGATCTTTGCTTTGTTAAGGCGCGATTCGGCATTATTCAATTCAACCATATTCGGAATGATTTTTACCCTGGCGATCAGGTCTCCCTTTTTCACCTTATCACCGGCTTCTATGAATACTTCCTCGATGATTCCCGAAACCTGCGGTTTTATAAGAATTTCCTTGCGGGGAACGACAGATCCTGTGGCAACTGTTTTTTTAATTACATTGGAAATGAACGGTGATTTTATTTCAAAAACGACCGGTTTCTTTTTCGATTTCTGGTAAAGGAAGAACATGGTTCCGCCAATAGCGGCAATTACAATAACCAGGAGAAGAACTTTCAATACTTTTTTCATGGATGTGCTTTTATATATTACTGTTATTATTCTGCTCTCAAGGCTTCAACCGGCTTAATGCTCACCGCTTTCTTGGCCGGTATGAACCCGGCAAAAAGGCCGGCAAAAATGAGTACGATAAGGGCTGTAACTGCAATGCTGAAGTCAACCCCCGGATTTTTGAACATTTCGGATTCTCCGCCGGAATGGATCATCTGGTAATTGATGAATTCAAGAATTCCGACCCCGATCACCAGGCCAATCATGCCTGATATAGCTGTTAATGTTACTGATTCCATAAGTATTTGTCCTATTATTTTCCATGGAGTGGCTCCGATTGACCGTTGTATGCCGATCTCCTTTGTGCGTTCCTTCACTACGATAAGCATGATGTTGCTCACGCCCACTACACCGGCGAACAGGGTGCCAATACCGACAATCCATATTAACACATTGATACCGGTAAACAGACCGGTCATCTGTTTGAATTCCTTTTCGAGGTTAACATGGCCGAAGGCCTGTTCATCCTCGGGTGCTATCTTATTCCTGTCGGCCAGGATGGTCATTACCTTCTTTTCAACATCCGAAACAGGTATTTTATCCTTTGCCGTAAAGGCTATAAAATGCACTTCGTCACCCATATTGTATGCAATCTGCAAAGAGGTAAAAGGAATAAAAATTGACTTCTCCTTGTCCCCTCCGAAGCTGATATTCTTGTTCCTGGGCTCAAAAACGCCGACAACCTGGAAATACACGCCTCTTATGCGGATGTATTGCCCAATCGGGTTTTCTGTTGAATCGAAAAGCTCACTCCTTACCTGTTTGCCGATAACAGCCACCTTCCTGTTTTCGATTATATCAAGATCATTGATTTCGCGTCCCAAAAGCATGGTTACCGGATCAATCCGGAAGAACGCCGGGTAATCCCCGAAAATATCATAATTAGCTGTTTTGAGTCCCCTTACCACATTATTATCACCATTACCCGACCATGGCTGCAAACGGGGAGCCAGGTAACCCATCTCAGGTACATTCTGTTTCAGGGCTTTCATGTCGGCATTGTTGAATAACCAGTTTCTTCCGCGTGGCAGGCCTTTATAAGGTATTGTGGTCTGGCGTGTCCACATGAACGCACTGTTCGTGGCAAAATCCTGGAATCCGTCGAATACCGAATTTCTAAGGCCATTACCCGATCCCATCATGATGATCAGCATCAGGATCCCCCAGAATACGCCGAAAGCGGTCATAAATGTGCGGAGCTTGTTGCTCTTCAGCGTGCTGTAAATTTCATTCCATCTGTCTCTGTCAAACATGGCTGTAAGTTTTATTCATCACGCAAAGCAACAACAGGCCTGATCCGGGAAGCCCGCAATGAAGGCATAAGTCCCGCAATTGATCCGGCTATTATCAGTACCAGAGTTGAAATAACCGCAATTTTGAAATCCACTTCCGGATTCACGAAAAACTGGTTTTCGGGAATTATGGAAGATACAAGCGAAAGAGTTCCGACCCCGGCGATCAGTCCGATATACCCGGCAATAGCGGTAATAAACACCGATTCGAGCAGAATCATTCCGACTACCGAACCGGGTGTAGCGCCTATTGCCTTCCGTATACCTATTTCCTTTGTACGCTCATTCACTACGATGATCATGATATTGCTGACGCCCACAATACCGGCAATGATTGTAAATGCCCCAATGATTGAAACAAAGATCTGGATGGCCATAAAGAGGTTCGTGAACATTTTGTAATCTTTCAGCCTGTTATATATCCAGAGGGCATTCTGATCATTCTTATCAAACCGGTGTCTTTTGGCAAAGTCGGCACGGAGTTCCTGCTCGAATTTCTCACTTTCTTTTGCCGAAAGGTTGCTTATAATGGTAAGGTTATGTATTTCATTGGCTCCTCCCGAAATCATCTGTGCTGTGGTTAGCGGCAGGTAAACGCGTGTTTCGTCGCGATCGGTTTTATCACTGAAAATGCCCACTACCATAAAGGGCACATTGTTTACCTTAATATATTCACCGATCGGATCTTTGCCGTCTTTAAACAGGGCTTTCTGAACTGGTCGACCGATAACAGCCACTTTACGGCGTTTCTGGATATCCACCTGGTTAACAAAACGACCTTCAACCATATTGGCGCTTTCCACATCCTGGTAATCGGGATGTACACAGATCAGGTCAAATACACCATATTCCTTTTTATATGAAATAACCCTGTTCTGCCACATGTAGTATCTTCCGGATACCTTGTCCACACCGCGCATCCTGTCACGCACATACTGGTAATCCTCATTGGTGAACTTAATCTGCCTCCCGGCCTTGAGTCCCTCGTAAGCCTTGCTTGTGGTTCCGGGTCCGAACCAGATCGTATTCACAGCGTCCTGTTTAAACTGTGAATTAATGCCATTTTGCAGGCCTTTGCCCGATCCGAGCAGAATGATGAGCATAAAAATTCCCCACGCCACACTGAAACCGGTAAGGAAAGTCCTCATCCGGTTTTTATTGATGGTGCTGAGAATTTCCTGCCATTTATCAAGGTCAAACATTTTCTGCTGAATTAAAAGGATGAAACGGCCTTATATTCGTTCTTGTGATAGGTGATACACTCGATCAGTCCGTCCTTCAGTTTGATCGAACGCTGAGTCCTGAGTGCTATATCGTGTTCGTGGGTAACAATCAGAATGGTGATACCCTCGTCATTGATTTCCTGAAGCAGATCCATTACTTCCATTGAAGTCACTGAATCAAGAGCCCCGGTAGGCTCATCGGCCAGAATTACCTTTGGCTTTGAGATGAGCGCACGGGCGATTGCAATACGCTGCTTCTGGCCACCGGAAAGTTCACTCGGAAGATGTGTCCACCAATCTTTTAATCCAACCCTGTCGAGGTATTCCATTGCAATCTGGTTCCTTTTTCTGCGGCTTACGCCCTGGTAATAAAGGGGAAGAGCCACATTTTCCATTGCATTCTTAAATGAAATCAGGTTGAAGCTCTGAAAAACAAAA
This region of Bacteroidales bacterium genomic DNA includes:
- a CDS encoding DUF4270 family protein; the encoded protein is MIRNLIYILTLPFLWMSCSENKTFDIGTDNVDVKSSISLIDTFTVNSYTVMLDSLHTSGLSAPSAVIGRFDDPDFGLFTASSFFTVDIPGTNKFGIQDDYVFDSLCLGLVYNKYYEGDTALPFTIDVHRLQQTIKTNSADGYFYNTDSIAAMPELFGSITFKPSPNSGDTIWIPIDSTFGIQLFTYMKNNNHRVTDATDWEDFFKGFMVRYGENNKSVMGFYFPVGSGSPYAPAMRVFYHYVQYSVVKRHVDFKSAAGKQFNRFMLYNPKVPFPKNLHDKLSSSETANRTFLHSGVGIVTRLEIPYLKNLYYVGNDIQILNAELEVEPATNTYTEETLPVNLSLTSTDDLNRWGSLLYNKSNRYSSFENLTIDMVNQENTRYTFEITNFIKSNLEKQNDDTPAMLMTISADDLYQTSRRLIIGSHKNRINKVRLKIYYMNIE
- a CDS encoding DUF4907 domain-containing protein, yielding MKIKDISRKRVFYPLLFVILGGIIVFNVIHIVSPPSERVVAYKIENGWGFRILREEKVVIDQAFIPLIPGKNPFPTKRLALKTGKLVLTHLQQGIVPVIDFKDLRKIGVIK
- a CDS encoding ABC transporter ATP-binding protein; protein product: MIKLKNVNKSYVTGSNSLHVLKGINMEIEQGEMVSIMGASGSGKSTLLNVLGILDNYDTGEYYLNGMFIHDINETKAAHLRNHTIGFVFQSFNLISFKNAMENVALPLYYQGVSRRKRNQIAMEYLDRVGLKDWWTHLPSELSGGQKQRIAIARALISKPKVILADEPTGALDSVTSMEVMDLLQEINDEGITILIVTHEHDIALRTQRSIKLKDGLIECITYHKNEYKAVSSF
- a CDS encoding efflux RND transporter periplasmic adaptor subunit codes for the protein MKKVLKVLLLVIVIAAIGGTMFFLYQKSKKKPVVFEIKSPFISNVIKKTVATGSVVPRKEILIKPQVSGIIEEVFIEAGDKVKKGDLIARVKIIPNMVELNNAESRLNKAKINFEDSKMIYERQKKVYEEGVIPEAEFQKYKLEYMNAMEEQETAESNLQLIKEGVSKKSGAATNTLIRSTIEGMVLDVPVEVGNSVIESNTFNEGTTIASVADMGEMIFKGKVDETEVGKLKIGMPLILSIGAIENEKYDATLEYVAPKGKEENGAIQFEIKADVKLKDNAFIRAGYSANADIVLDRKDSVMVVPESLIKFEKEGDSAYVEIEKTPQMFEKRYIKTGLSDGVNIEVKEGLDLKDKIKGQQKQEEEKKPAEASQG
- a CDS encoding kelch repeat-containing protein yields the protein MKIPKNVLLVMLLTLAVATTVISCKKDKTTDLIGNWLEKPDYRGDARQEAVAFAIGEMGYVGTGYNGDDRLNNFYSYNVNADRWEIVATDSLMTPRTGAVAFTAGGKGYVGTGRDNTKELKDFWEYTPETNTWKRVADCPIGRYSAVAFSINDIGYMGTGYNGSTLLDFYSYDPQTNTWKEIASYPTKVREAVAFVLGNKGYVVTGEKNGVNIDDFFMYDPGTDKWTAMRKVDDVSAESYDDDYTITRQKAVAFTIAGRAYVTTGEKGGTVKDVWEYNPDTDLWVAKTSFEGVARSNAVAFTTASGRGFVATGYNGSSTYFDDLYEFRPVDDFNADD
- a CDS encoding ABC transporter permease — encoded protein: MFDLDKWQEILSTINKNRMRTFLTGFSVAWGIFMLIILLGSGKGLQNGINSQFKQDAVNTIWFGPGTTSKAYEGLKAGRQIKFTNEDYQYVRDRMRGVDKVSGRYYMWQNRVISYKKEYGVFDLICVHPDYQDVESANMVEGRFVNQVDIQKRRKVAVIGRPVQKALFKDGKDPIGEYIKVNNVPFMVVGIFSDKTDRDETRVYLPLTTAQMISGGANEIHNLTIISNLSAKESEKFEQELRADFAKRHRFDKNDQNALWIYNRLKDYKMFTNLFMAIQIFVSIIGAFTIIAGIVGVSNIMIIVVNERTKEIGIRKAIGATPGSVVGMILLESVFITAIAGYIGLIAGVGTLSLVSSIIPENQFFVNPEVDFKIAVISTLVLIIAGSIAGLMPSLRASRIRPVVALRDE
- a CDS encoding ABC transporter permease: MFDRDRWNEIYSTLKSNKLRTFMTAFGVFWGILMLIIMMGSGNGLRNSVFDGFQDFATNSAFMWTRQTTIPYKGLPRGRNWLFNNADMKALKQNVPEMGYLAPRLQPWSGNGDNNVVRGLKTANYDIFGDYPAFFRIDPVTMLLGREINDLDIIENRKVAVIGKQVRSELFDSTENPIGQYIRIRGVYFQVVGVFEPRNKNISFGGDKEKSIFIPFTSLQIAYNMGDEVHFIAFTAKDKIPVSDVEKKVMTILADRNKIAPEDEQAFGHVNLEKEFKQMTGLFTGINVLIWIVGIGTLFAGVVGVSNIMLIVVKERTKEIGIQRSIGATPWKIIGQILMESVTLTAISGMIGLVIGVGILEFINYQMIHSGGESEMFKNPGVDFSIAVTALIVLIFAGLFAGFIPAKKAVSIKPVEALRAE